TTCTTAGCCCAGGGTGTATATGCAGGGATTAAGAGAAAGAGAAATGACTTAGGAGTTTTATACTCCGTGAATCCAGCAAGTGCAGCGGGCGTATACACATTAAACGTTGTGCAAGCTGCACCGCTAAAGCTAACGAAGCAATGTCTAAAGCAGACGGGAAAGCTGCAAGCAATTGTTGTAAACAGTGGGAATGCCAATGCTTGTACAGGTGTAGAAGGTGACAAGAACGCAAAAATCATGCAGGAGCTTGTGGCACAAGGGTTAGACATTCCGAATGAATATGTAGGAGTTGCTTCTACTGGGGTTATTGGACAGCAGTTACCAATGGACTGCGTTCGTAAAGGGATAGAACTGGCGCTAATGGATCTATCTGAAAATGGTGGCACGGGCTTTAGTGAGAGTATTCTAACGACGGATACTTGCGACAAAAACCTTGCCGTGCAAGTGGAGATTGATGGTGTTACGATTTCTATTGGTGGAGCAGCTAAAGGTTCAGGTATGATTCACCCGAATATGGCAACAATGCTTGGGTTTATTACCACAGACGCGGACATTGAGCCGGGCCTACTACAGCAACTATTATCAGACGTAACGGACCAAACGTTCAACATGATCACGGTTGATGGTGATACAAGTACGAATGATATGGTACTGGTGATGGCAAATGGTTATTCTGGAGTAAAACTTGATACGAACCATCCGCAGTGGGAAGTATTTAAAGAAGCGTTCAACTATGTTTCTGAGTACCTAGCGAAGACTATAGCGCGTGATGGTGAAGGTGCTACGAAGTTGATTGAAGTGACTGTCAAAAAAGCAAAGTCGAAAGAACAAGCTTCTATCATTGCAAAATCAGTAATCGGCAGCTCGTTAGTGAAATCGGCTGTCTTTGGCGCTGATGCCAACTGGGGAAGAATTGTTTGCGCTGCGGGTTATAGTGGTGCTGACTTTGATCCAGATAAAATAGAAGTATATCTGATGGGGACGTTGATTTTCCAAAATGGAATGGGTATTACCGTAGATGAAGATGTGCTACAAGAAAAGATGAAAGATGAGTTTGTTCCAATTGAGTTAGTTTTACATGATGGAGAAGCACAAGCACGAGCATGGGGCTGTGACTTGACGTATGACTACGTGCGTATCAATGCAAGCTATCGCTCGTAATCAAGCGACAAGACAACTAATGTAGCAAATTTACAAAATAATCAATCAAAATAATCAATCAAAATAATCAATCAAAATAATCAATCAAAATAATCAATCAAAATAATCAATCAAAATAATCAATCTATAAAATCAATCAATAAAATCAATCAATAAAATCAATCAATAAAATCAATTAATAAAACTAGTCTATTAAGCGACTTAAATATACATGAAGCAACTTAAATAACATGAAGCAACTCAAATATACATGGCTTAAAAATGAACATGGGAAATTGGAGGTTGGTATGATGACGGCTGGATTGCATAGAGCACAGGTGTTAGTGGAGGCATTGCCTTATATTCAAAGATTCGCGGGGAAAATTGTCGTTGTAAAATACGGCGGCAGTACGATGGGGGAAGATACATCTTCTTTTATACAAGATTTAGTGCTGATGAAGCAAGTAAATATTCATCCAGTTGTTGTTCATGGCGGTGGACCGGAAATTACCAACCTTTTGGAGTCAATGGGCGTAGAGGTTCAGTTTGTAAATGGCTTACGTGTAACGGATCAAGCGGTCCTTGATGTGGCAAGTATGGTGCTAGTTGGGAAAATCAATAAGCAAATCGTGTCGCAAATTCAGTCGTATGGTGGAAAAGCGATAGGCCTGAGTGGTATTGATGGAAAGCTTTTGCTTGCGAGAAAGAAACAAAACACGAAAGTTGATTTAGGTTTTGTAGGTGAAGTGGAGCAAGTCAATTGCAAGCTGTTACGTGGCTTAATCGATGAAGGATATATTCCTGTCATTGCACCTTTAGGTGTAGATGACCAAGGCCAGCGTTATAATATCAATGCAGATACGGTGGCAGCAGCAGTCGCAGGAGAGCTTCGGGCTGAGAAGTTTGTTTTATCGACGAATGTTCCTGGTATTTATATAGAAGAAAACGGGGTTAAAACAATTATATCTGCAATAGGCGCTAAGAAGATTGAGGAATCGATTGACAATGGTCAAATCAGTGGAGGTATGGTGCCAAAGGTAGAGGCGTGCTTAGAAGCTTTGAACCGTGGCGTGAACACTACGCATATCGTAGATGGTAGACAAGAGCATGTATTGCTTTTAGAACTTTTAACAGATACGGGTGTAGGAACTATGGTATCGAGGGAGGATGAAATATCATGAGTTTAATGAACACCTATAATCGCTGGCCAATTCAACTGGAACGCGGGCAAGGAAGTTATGTGTGGGATACGGAAGGTAAGAAGTATTTAGACTACACATCAGGGATTGCAGTGAATCAGTTCGGGCATAACTTTCCACCGCTGGTTCAGGCGATTCAGGCACAAGCAGAGAAGCTGATTCATTGCTCAAACTTATTTCATATTCCTTCGCAACAACAATTAGCAGATGCACTAGTACAAGAATCGGGCTATGGGAAAGTGTTTTTCTCAAATAGTGGTGCAGAAGCCAATGAGGCTGCGATTAAGTTAGCTCGTCGCTACCAGCAAAAAGTCCGTGGAGAATATAGATACGAGATTATTACCTTTGAGAAATCCTTTCATGGACGCACATTGACGACAATCACGGCAACGGCGCAACCGAAATATCAAGAAGGATTCCAACCCCTTCCTGAAGGATTTATCTATTGTCCACTTAATAACTTAGAAGCAGTAGAGCAGGCAATCACGGATAAGACAGCAGCGATTCTTTTTGAACTTGTGCAGGGAGAAGGCGGGGTACACATTGTAGACCCTCAGTTCTTACAAGGTCTGAAAGTGTTAGCGGAAAAACATCAATTATTGTTGATTGTCGATGAAGTGCAGACAGGTATGGGACGTACGGGTACGATGTTTGCGTGGCAACAATTTGATTTTCAGCCTGATATCTTTACATTAGCTAAAGGCTTAGGGGGAGGAGTTCCGATTGGTGCTTGCGTGGCAAAGGAAACTGTAGCGGAAGCGTTTGTCCCTGGAACCCATGCATCAACATTTGGTGGAAACCCACTTGTTACAGCGGCTGCCAATGCCATTATGAACGAAATGAAGAAGGAAGAAACAAAGCAACAAATCCGAACCAACAGTGAACAACTAACAGAAAAATTACAATTGCTACAACAAGATTTTTCTGATTTAATAGTAGAAATGCGAGGAATGGGACTAATCCGCGGGATACAATTCGTAGATTCTGTGCCTGTCCTTGATATGATTGCTAAGTTCCGCGAGAAGGGCTTATTGCTAGTACCGGCTGGAGATAACACTTTGCGCCTATTGCCGCCACTTAACACCTCTTTTGACGAAATAGAGGAAGCTTTTACGGTGATTCGCGAAGTCCTCAACGATTTGACATTAGTAAAAAGTTAAAAGCAGCTAAATCTATCTTCAGCATACGATATGATTACGATACGACAGTCTACATGTATTGTGAATTATCCGAAGCACTTCTATTAGGTTAACCGAAAACATCTATTATTTAAGTTTAAAAGAAGATTCGATAACAACTAGAACAAGGGGGTACGAGGATGAAAGGGAAATTAGTGCTGGAAAATGGTGCTGTCTTTGAGGGGAAACTCATTGGAGATACGAAAGTAACCTACGGAGAGGTTGTCTTTAATACTGGAATGACAGGCTACCAGGAAGTTTTAACAGACCCGTCCTACGCAGGACAAATCGTCATCATGACATATCCTTTAATCGGAAATTATGGAATTAACGTGGATGACCATGAGTCTTATCGATCTCATGTGGCGGGCTTTATCATTGGGGAAATGTGCCCTACACCAAGTAACTTCCGCAGTTCGTTCACGGTAGATGAATATTTAAAATCGCAAGGCGTAGTTGGTCTATCTGACATCGACACTCGCCAATTAGTGAGAATGATACGCGAGAATGGGACGATGAAGGGATACATCATTCCAAACAGTCAATACGGTGTTGTGACGGTTAACGGCCTTGATTATCCTGAACTGCCAAAGGACTTAGTTGCCAGAGTAACTCGTAAGAATCGAGCAACCTTCGAACCAGCCAATGTAAAGAATCCTACCCATCATATAGTGATTTATGATTTTGGACAAAAACAAAATATGGTTCGTGCGTTACATGCCCTTGGTTGCAAAGTGACAATCGTACCGTATTTTACAACGTTAGATGAAGTTATGAAACTAAACCCTGACGGAATTCTTTTCTCCAATGGACCTGGGGATCCGATGGACCTTGTAGATATTACTCCGGAACTGAGAAAAGTAGCGGAAGCGTACCCGACGATGGGTATTTGCTATGGCCACCAAATGTTAGGGTTAGCGTTCGGTGCGAAAACAACGAAATTACGCTACGGCCATCGTGGAAGTAACCACCCAGTAAAAGACTTACGAACAGGTAAAGTGTATATTACTTCGCAAAATCACGGATATATTGTAGAACCAGATTCTTTAGCAGCTACGGATATGGTCGTTACACATATCAATGTGAATGATGGTACAGTAGAGGGAATTCAACATAAATCGTTACCAATTTTCAGTGTTCAATATCATCCGGAAGCATGTCCTGGACCGAAGGATTCGCTATACTTTTTCCAGGATTTCATCATGACGATTAATGAACATAAGGAAAGGACGCGTGAGCTAGTTTGCCCAAAATAGATTCCATTAAAAAAGTTCTTGTAATCGGTTCTGGCCCTATTATTATTGGGCAAGCGGCTGAGTTCGATTATGCAGGAACTCAAGCATGCAACGCATTGAAAGAAGAAGGCATTGAAGTTGTGTTAGTGAATAGCAATCCAGCGACGATTATGACGGATCAAGGGATTGCCGACAAAATATATATTGAGCCGCTAACAGTACGTTCCTTATCGCAAATCATCGATAGAGAGCGTCCAGACGGAGTACTTCCTACATTAGGAGGACAGACTGGATTAAATCTTGCGGTCAAATTATCCGAAGCTGGAGTTTTAGAAAAATACAATGTTAAGCTCCTTGGAACCTCGTTAGAAGCGATTAAAAAGGCAGAAGACCGTGATCTCTTCCGCACATTGATGCTGGAGATTGGACAACCGATTCCAGAGAGTGAAATCATTGATAACTTAGTAGAAGCTGAACAGTTCGCTGCTCGCATAGGATTTCCGTTGATTATTCGCCCTGCCTATACTCTTGGTGGTTCTGGCGGTGGAATCGTAGACGATCACGAGCAGTTAAGAGAAACAGTCAGTCGTGGGCTTTCGCAAAGTCCGATTGGTCAGGTGCTAATTGAAAAAAGTATCAAGGGCTGGAAAGAAATTGAGTATGAAGTTATGCGTGACTCCAATGATACTTGTATTACCATTTGTAACATGGAGAACTTTGACCCTGTTGGGGTTCACACAGGCGATAGTATCGTTGTTGCTCCTTCACAAACATTATCGGATTGTGAATACCAGCTATTACGTACTGCGTCCTTAGATATCATTCGTTCACTAAAAATTGAAGGCGGTTGCAATGTCCAACTTGCCTTAAATCCATATAGCTTTGAATATTGCGTAATTGAAGTAAATCCTCGTGTAAGTCGTTCCAGTGCCCTGGCATCAAAAGCTACAGGATATCCTATTGCAAAAGTAGCCGCAAAAATAGCAATTGGTATGCATTTAGACGAAATCATTAACCCTGTTACTGGTCTTACGTATGCAAGTTTTGAGCCAGCACTTGACTATGTAGTTGCAAAAATTCCGCGTTGGCCGTTTGATAAGTTCCCAGAAGCGAACCGCAAACTCGGAACGCAAATGAAAGCGACGGGAGAGGTCATGGCAATTGCTAGGACAATGGAAGGCGCTTTATTAAAAGCCGTTCGTTCCTTAGAAATTAAGGTACAAACTCTTTTGCACCCAGTATATGCAGAGTGGACCCTGGAGCAATTAACGGCAAAACTTGCGGAACAACCAGATGATAATCGTTTATTTATCTTAGCAGAAGCACTACGCAAAGGCATGACTGTACAGAAAGTACGTGACATCACAGAGATTGATCCATTCTTCGTGGAAAAGATATTAAACATCGTCCGCTGGGAAGAAGAAATTAAAAAGGCAAATCTTGATGAGGTTACTTCTGAACAACTGCGTTTGTGGAAAAAAGTTGGATTCTCTGATGCGTATATCGCTGACTTAATCAATATGGGTGCACTTAGTAGAGCGGAAGATGATGCATTACTTACACATTTAGATGTGCGTAAACGCCGTAAGCAGCTCAATGTGATCCCTTCATATAAGCTGGTAGATACATGTGCTGCAGAATTTCCGGCAAAGACTCCTTACTACTACTCTACCTACACAGGTGAAGATGAAGTAGAGAAAACGGACAAGGAAAAGATTCTTGTTATCGGTTCAGGGCCAATCCGTATTGGTCAAGGAATTGAATTCGACTATTGTTCCGTCCATGCGATTTGGGCGTTGAAAGAAGCTGGTTATGAAGCAGTCATCATTAACAATAATCCGGAAACAGTAAGTACAGACTTTAACGTAGCAGATCGCTTATATTTCGAACCATTAACATTAGAAGATGTACTAAATGTAGCTGAAAAAGAAAACATCAAAGGTGCTTATGTGCAATTTGGTGGGCAAACAGCAATCAACTTAGTGCATGGTCTACGTGATTATGGCATTCAAATCCTTGGAACATCAGTGGAAGGTATTGACCTAGCAGAAGACCGTGACAAATTCCGTAGGTTACTTGACCGTTTGCAAATTCCTCAGACAAATGGTGCAATGGCAGAAAATGTCGAAGGAGCATTAAAAGTTGCTGAAGATATCGGCTATCCATTAATGGTTCGCCCTTCTTACGTCATTGGTGGGCGTGGCATGCAAGTCATATATGAGCAATCGGAACTAGAGCGCTATTTAGCAGAGGCAGTGGACGTTTCCCCTGGTCGCCCGGTACTTTTAGATCAGTATTTACCAGGTAAAGAAGTAGAAGTTGACGCTGTATGTGATGCGGAAGATGTATTAATCCCAGGAATTTTCGAGCATATAGAAAGGGCTGGCGTTCACTCAGGCGATAGTATGGCCGTGTATCCTCCGCAAAACGTTAGCCAGCAAGTATTAGATACCCTAATACTATATACGACAAATATTGCCCGGGAAATGTCGATTCGTGGATTAATCAATATCCAATATGTAATAGTTGATGAAGTGGTATATGTGCTAGAGGTAAATCCTCGTGCATCTCGAACTGTGCCGATCATCAGTAAAGTCACGGATACACCACTGGTGCAGTTGGCAACTCGCATTGGTCTTGGTGATACTTTGAAAAATATGGGCTATACGAGCGGACTGATTCCAAATCGTGATTTTGTAGCTGTTAAAGCGCCTATATTCTCCTTTGAGAAAATGAGTGACGTGGATATTTCTTTAGGGCCTGAAATGAAATCTACGGGTGAAGTATTGGGAATTGCTCGTAACTTTGTAGGATCACTTGGGAAGGTATTTGCTACAGGGCATATTCGCGAAGCGACAGAGCAGAGACAGCCAGGATTATTATGCTCGATCTCTGACCGTGAGAAAGAAGCAGGCGTTGCACTAATGAGAAAGTTCGCAAGTCTGGGCTTTAAGTTATATGCAACACCAACCACAGCAAAAGCATTAGAGGATGCGGGATTAGAAGTGACAGAAATTCCGTGGCAGCTTGTGCAAATCCGCGAAATGTTTAGACGTAATGAGATTAATTTAGTCATCAACATACCAACTATCGGAAAAGATTCTTCACGACAAGGATTTAAGTTAAGAAGAATGGCTGTAGAGTTCGGAGTTGGATGTTTAACGGCATTAGATACAGCGGATGCGCTATGCCAAAGTATAGAAGAGCGTGATAAGTATTTGCCTTTTACTTTGGAAGAGTTTTTAAGTGGGGAATTCCTGCAGAAATTATAGCCTTATGTTTCGAAAGCGAGGTACTGCCTCATTCACTACAGTTCCGTCTTTATGATTTCTAAGTTCGGTTTCTAAATGATTCAAACTCGCTGTCGCTCAAACAATGAATCATTTTGCGAAACCTTCACTAACAAATCATTACAAGACTTCACTGGAATGCTCTTTCGGCAGCACACACTTTCCACCACAATACAAATGATCAACTCATGAGTATGTGTGGAAATGTATGTAACGAGTGGTTTTTGTGAGAGTAAGAATGGTTCGATGAATGATTTTAGCGGAGCCTTTATGGAATAACTTTGCGATAAGGATTTTCTTAAAAGTTTCACTGTCTGAGCGTAGAGAGTTTGAAACTTGAAAATCTGAGCGTAGAGATTCCAAAGGTGTAGCTCTAATGAACGAATTGAACCGTTATACTCTAATGAACGAGTGTATATTTATTTTCACAGCCCCACAACTATTGAAAGCGAGGTGCTTTTTTTGAATATATTAAATAATTTAAAGGGTAAAGACTTCTTAACCCTTGCAGATTTTTCTACAGAAGAAATTCTTGCATTATTAGACCTTGCCATTGAATTAAAAGCTGGGAAAGGTCCACAAAAACCGCTAGCTGGCAAAACACTAGGAATGATTTTCCAAAAGTCTTCTACACGTACCCGCGTATCCTTCGAAGTTGGGATGTTACAGCTTGGAGGGCATCCATTGTTTTTGAGTAACAATGACATTCAATTAGGACGTGGAGAAACGATTTATGATACAGCAAAAGTACTTTCTCGTTATGTGGATGCAATCATGATTCGCGCTCACGGACATGAGCAAGTAGAAGAGCTGGCAAAGCATGCTGATATTCCTGTCATTAATGGTCTTACGGATACGTATCACCCATGCCAGGCATTAGCAGATTTGCAAACCATTTTAGAGCACAAAGGTAGACTAAAAGGCTTGAAGGTAGCTTACATTGGCGATGGCAACAATGTGGCGCACTCACTCATGATAGGTTGCGCGAAAGTTGGAATCGATGTAGCAATTGCTACTCCCGCTGGTTATGAGCCAGATGCTAAGATTGTTGAAAGAGCAAAATTAATTGCACAGGCACATGGAAGTTCTGTTGTAGTTACCAATGATC
The nucleotide sequence above comes from Desulfuribacillus stibiiarsenatis. Encoded proteins:
- the argJ gene encoding bifunctional glutamate N-acetyltransferase/amino-acid acetyltransferase ArgJ, which produces MKKNFTIIDNGTVTTPKGFLAQGVYAGIKRKRNDLGVLYSVNPASAAGVYTLNVVQAAPLKLTKQCLKQTGKLQAIVVNSGNANACTGVEGDKNAKIMQELVAQGLDIPNEYVGVASTGVIGQQLPMDCVRKGIELALMDLSENGGTGFSESILTTDTCDKNLAVQVEIDGVTISIGGAAKGSGMIHPNMATMLGFITTDADIEPGLLQQLLSDVTDQTFNMITVDGDTSTNDMVLVMANGYSGVKLDTNHPQWEVFKEAFNYVSEYLAKTIARDGEGATKLIEVTVKKAKSKEQASIIAKSVIGSSLVKSAVFGADANWGRIVCAAGYSGADFDPDKIEVYLMGTLIFQNGMGITVDEDVLQEKMKDEFVPIELVLHDGEAQARAWGCDLTYDYVRINASYRS
- the argB gene encoding acetylglutamate kinase — protein: MTAGLHRAQVLVEALPYIQRFAGKIVVVKYGGSTMGEDTSSFIQDLVLMKQVNIHPVVVHGGGPEITNLLESMGVEVQFVNGLRVTDQAVLDVASMVLVGKINKQIVSQIQSYGGKAIGLSGIDGKLLLARKKQNTKVDLGFVGEVEQVNCKLLRGLIDEGYIPVIAPLGVDDQGQRYNINADTVAAAVAGELRAEKFVLSTNVPGIYIEENGVKTIISAIGAKKIEESIDNGQISGGMVPKVEACLEALNRGVNTTHIVDGRQEHVLLLELLTDTGVGTMVSREDEIS
- a CDS encoding aspartate aminotransferase family protein, whose product is MSLMNTYNRWPIQLERGQGSYVWDTEGKKYLDYTSGIAVNQFGHNFPPLVQAIQAQAEKLIHCSNLFHIPSQQQLADALVQESGYGKVFFSNSGAEANEAAIKLARRYQQKVRGEYRYEIITFEKSFHGRTLTTITATAQPKYQEGFQPLPEGFIYCPLNNLEAVEQAITDKTAAILFELVQGEGGVHIVDPQFLQGLKVLAEKHQLLLIVDEVQTGMGRTGTMFAWQQFDFQPDIFTLAKGLGGGVPIGACVAKETVAEAFVPGTHASTFGGNPLVTAAANAIMNEMKKEETKQQIRTNSEQLTEKLQLLQQDFSDLIVEMRGMGLIRGIQFVDSVPVLDMIAKFREKGLLLVPAGDNTLRLLPPLNTSFDEIEEAFTVIREVLNDLTLVKS
- the carA gene encoding glutamine-hydrolyzing carbamoyl-phosphate synthase small subunit, translated to MKGKLVLENGAVFEGKLIGDTKVTYGEVVFNTGMTGYQEVLTDPSYAGQIVIMTYPLIGNYGINVDDHESYRSHVAGFIIGEMCPTPSNFRSSFTVDEYLKSQGVVGLSDIDTRQLVRMIRENGTMKGYIIPNSQYGVVTVNGLDYPELPKDLVARVTRKNRATFEPANVKNPTHHIVIYDFGQKQNMVRALHALGCKVTIVPYFTTLDEVMKLNPDGILFSNGPGDPMDLVDITPELRKVAEAYPTMGICYGHQMLGLAFGAKTTKLRYGHRGSNHPVKDLRTGKVYITSQNHGYIVEPDSLAATDMVVTHINVNDGTVEGIQHKSLPIFSVQYHPEACPGPKDSLYFFQDFIMTINEHKERTRELVCPK
- the carB gene encoding carbamoyl-phosphate synthase (glutamine-hydrolyzing) large subunit translates to MPKIDSIKKVLVIGSGPIIIGQAAEFDYAGTQACNALKEEGIEVVLVNSNPATIMTDQGIADKIYIEPLTVRSLSQIIDRERPDGVLPTLGGQTGLNLAVKLSEAGVLEKYNVKLLGTSLEAIKKAEDRDLFRTLMLEIGQPIPESEIIDNLVEAEQFAARIGFPLIIRPAYTLGGSGGGIVDDHEQLRETVSRGLSQSPIGQVLIEKSIKGWKEIEYEVMRDSNDTCITICNMENFDPVGVHTGDSIVVAPSQTLSDCEYQLLRTASLDIIRSLKIEGGCNVQLALNPYSFEYCVIEVNPRVSRSSALASKATGYPIAKVAAKIAIGMHLDEIINPVTGLTYASFEPALDYVVAKIPRWPFDKFPEANRKLGTQMKATGEVMAIARTMEGALLKAVRSLEIKVQTLLHPVYAEWTLEQLTAKLAEQPDDNRLFILAEALRKGMTVQKVRDITEIDPFFVEKILNIVRWEEEIKKANLDEVTSEQLRLWKKVGFSDAYIADLINMGALSRAEDDALLTHLDVRKRRKQLNVIPSYKLVDTCAAEFPAKTPYYYSTYTGEDEVEKTDKEKILVIGSGPIRIGQGIEFDYCSVHAIWALKEAGYEAVIINNNPETVSTDFNVADRLYFEPLTLEDVLNVAEKENIKGAYVQFGGQTAINLVHGLRDYGIQILGTSVEGIDLAEDRDKFRRLLDRLQIPQTNGAMAENVEGALKVAEDIGYPLMVRPSYVIGGRGMQVIYEQSELERYLAEAVDVSPGRPVLLDQYLPGKEVEVDAVCDAEDVLIPGIFEHIERAGVHSGDSMAVYPPQNVSQQVLDTLILYTTNIAREMSIRGLINIQYVIVDEVVYVLEVNPRASRTVPIISKVTDTPLVQLATRIGLGDTLKNMGYTSGLIPNRDFVAVKAPIFSFEKMSDVDISLGPEMKSTGEVLGIARNFVGSLGKVFATGHIREATEQRQPGLLCSISDREKEAGVALMRKFASLGFKLYATPTTAKALEDAGLEVTEIPWQLVQIREMFRRNEINLVINIPTIGKDSSRQGFKLRRMAVEFGVGCLTALDTADALCQSIEERDKYLPFTLEEFLSGEFLQKL
- the argF gene encoding ornithine carbamoyltransferase, translated to MNILNNLKGKDFLTLADFSTEEILALLDLAIELKAGKGPQKPLAGKTLGMIFQKSSTRTRVSFEVGMLQLGGHPLFLSNNDIQLGRGETIYDTAKVLSRYVDAIMIRAHGHEQVEELAKHADIPVINGLTDTYHPCQALADLQTILEHKGRLKGLKVAYIGDGNNVAHSLMIGCAKVGIDVAIATPAGYEPDAKIVERAKLIAQAHGSSVVVTNDPVEAAKNADVLYTDVWASMGQEAEQEKRVKDFAGYQIDSQLCSHAKPDFIFLHCLPAHRGEEVSAEVIDGPNSVIFDEAENRLHAQKAIMVACLS